One Methylobacterium sp. 77 DNA window includes the following coding sequences:
- a CDS encoding shikimate dehydrogenase, with amino-acid sequence MIKAFVVGHPIAHSRSPMIHGHWLSTLGLDGSYERIDVAPDGFEAFLRGLKAAGFAGGNVTLPHKEAAFALADILTGAARRIGAVNTLSFDEQRRLVGDNTDAVGFTAHLDETLGRDWLNADARDVIVLGAGGAARAVVAGLLDRPNVRIVVANRTRSRAEAIAGLDPSRVDVIDWDDLDGAFGHARLLVNTTSLGMTGKPPLDVAIDNLPAHCAVADIVYSPLKTPLLADAASRGLRVVDGLGMLLHQAVPGFERWFGTRPVVTPQLRALIVSDLTASR; translated from the coding sequence ATGATCAAAGCCTTCGTCGTCGGTCATCCGATCGCCCATTCCCGATCGCCGATGATCCACGGTCATTGGCTCTCCACCCTCGGGCTCGACGGCTCCTATGAGCGGATCGATGTGGCGCCGGACGGGTTCGAGGCGTTCCTGCGCGGCCTGAAGGCGGCGGGGTTTGCGGGCGGCAACGTGACCCTGCCGCACAAGGAAGCCGCCTTCGCCCTGGCCGACATATTGACCGGAGCAGCCCGGCGGATCGGCGCGGTCAACACGCTGTCCTTCGACGAACAGAGGCGGCTCGTCGGCGACAACACCGATGCCGTCGGCTTCACCGCCCATCTCGACGAGACGCTCGGCCGGGATTGGCTGAACGCGGATGCCCGTGATGTCATTGTTCTCGGCGCCGGCGGTGCGGCACGGGCCGTGGTGGCGGGATTGCTCGACAGGCCCAATGTCCGCATCGTCGTCGCCAACCGAACCCGCTCGCGCGCCGAAGCCATTGCCGGCCTCGATCCGTCGCGTGTCGACGTGATCGACTGGGACGACCTCGACGGCGCGTTCGGCCATGCGCGACTCCTCGTCAACACCACCTCCCTCGGCATGACCGGCAAGCCGCCCCTCGATGTCGCGATCGATAATTTGCCGGCTCATTGTGCCGTTGCCGATATCGTCTACTCGCCGCTTAAGACCCCGCTCCTCGCGGACGCCGCCTCACGCGGACTTCGGGTCGTCGACGGACTCGGGATGCTGCTGCATCAGGCCGTTCCCGGTTTCGAGCGCTGGTTCGGAACACGACCCGTGGTCACGCCGCAATTGCGCGCGCTGATCGTCTCCGATCTGACCGCTTCACGATGA
- the hisG gene encoding ATP phosphoribosyltransferase, producing MVDGPLVLAVPSKGRLQENASAFFARAGLKLAQGAGARDYRGKLVGVPDVEVRYLSASEIANQLASGSAHLGVTGEDLIRESLPDARGQVELLTPLGFGQATVVVAVPQAWIDVRAMTDLDEVAAELRIRHGRRLRIATKYVNLTRRFFAEHGVADYRIVESLGATEGAPASGSAEIIVDITTTGATLAANALKILDDGIILRSEANLVASLTASWGQSQKKALRTVLGRIAAEERARLTREIRAAMPPDGNLDLAGISALHDAQLPYGVPESRGAEIVLHCPVDATFDLVDDLVKSGASAVSVRRIDYAFGPDNPLIDRLLARLG from the coding sequence GTGGTCGACGGCCCGCTCGTTCTCGCGGTCCCCTCGAAAGGGCGACTGCAGGAGAATGCCTCGGCCTTCTTCGCCCGTGCCGGGCTGAAGCTCGCCCAAGGGGCTGGCGCGCGCGACTATCGCGGCAAGCTCGTCGGCGTGCCCGATGTGGAGGTGCGCTACCTCTCGGCCTCCGAGATCGCCAATCAGCTCGCCAGCGGCAGCGCCCATCTCGGCGTCACCGGCGAGGATCTCATCCGCGAGAGCCTGCCCGACGCGCGGGGTCAGGTCGAGCTGCTGACCCCCCTCGGCTTTGGTCAGGCGACGGTCGTCGTCGCGGTGCCCCAGGCCTGGATCGACGTCCGCGCCATGACCGATCTCGACGAGGTCGCGGCCGAACTCCGCATCCGCCACGGACGCCGCCTGCGCATCGCCACGAAATACGTGAACCTGACCCGGCGGTTCTTCGCCGAGCACGGGGTCGCCGATTACCGCATCGTGGAGAGCCTCGGCGCCACGGAGGGGGCTCCGGCCTCCGGCTCGGCGGAGATCATCGTCGACATCACCACCACGGGGGCGACGCTCGCCGCCAACGCGCTGAAGATCCTCGATGACGGCATCATCCTGCGTTCCGAGGCGAATCTCGTCGCCTCGCTGACGGCATCATGGGGGCAGAGCCAGAAGAAGGCGTTGCGCACCGTCCTCGGCCGGATCGCGGCGGAGGAGCGCGCACGGCTGACCCGCGAGATCCGGGCGGCGATGCCCCCCGACGGCAATCTCGATCTCGCCGGGATCAGCGCCCTGCACGACGCGCAGCTGCCCTACGGCGTGCCGGAGAGCCGTGGCGCCGAGATCGTGCTCCACTGCCCGGTGGACGCCACGTTCGACCTCGTCGACGACCTGGTGAAGTCGGGTGCGAGCGCCGTCAGCGTCAGGCGGATCGATTACGCGTTCGGCCCGGACAACCCGTTGATCGACCGCCTGCTCGCCCGCCTCGGCTGA
- the coaE gene encoding dephospho-CoA kinase (Dephospho-CoA kinase (CoaE) performs the final step in coenzyme A biosynthesis.) translates to MSRPFILGLTGSIGMGKSTTAAMFAERGIPVYDADAAVRTLYAAVGSGARIIADLFPDAIGEDGSVDRARLRDHVLGQPDALARLEAAIHPLVRGEEQRFLAHHADADLVILDIPLLFETGGGARCDAVLVVSADPLVQRQRVLARPGMSEAAFAAILAKQMPDADKRARADFLIDTGLGLAGAEKQVDALIARLAGSRIA, encoded by the coding sequence ATGAGCCGACCGTTCATCCTCGGCCTCACCGGCTCGATCGGCATGGGGAAATCGACCACCGCCGCCATGTTCGCCGAGCGTGGAATTCCGGTTTACGACGCGGATGCGGCGGTGCGAACCCTCTATGCAGCCGTCGGATCGGGTGCCCGGATCATCGCCGACCTGTTTCCCGACGCGATCGGTGAGGATGGCTCCGTCGACCGGGCGCGCCTGCGGGATCATGTCCTCGGCCAGCCCGATGCTCTGGCCCGGCTCGAAGCCGCGATCCATCCCCTCGTCCGGGGTGAGGAGCAGCGCTTCCTCGCCCACCATGCCGATGCCGATCTCGTGATCCTCGACATTCCCCTCCTGTTCGAGACCGGTGGGGGGGCGCGATGCGACGCGGTCCTGGTGGTGAGTGCGGATCCGCTCGTTCAGCGGCAGCGGGTACTGGCGCGTCCCGGCATGTCGGAGGCTGCGTTCGCCGCCATCCTCGCCAAGCAGATGCCCGATGCCGACAAGCGCGCCCGGGCCGACTTCCTCATCGATACCGGGCTTGGCCTTGCTGGTGCCGAAAAGCAGGTCGACGCTCTGATCGCGCGTCTCGCCGGTAGCCGCATCGCCTGA
- a CDS encoding lysozyme inhibitor LprI family protein, whose protein sequence is MIASHRYRTWGLAAAVMLAASGAEAASFPCEKAETPDEKAICAHLPLNDLDVEMAVRFEILRGLLPMGGNAKLRDDQEAWLQERRTCAADTACLTKAYEARLKTLRGVFSEFAKQGPL, encoded by the coding sequence ATGATCGCATCGCATCGCTACCGGACATGGGGCTTGGCGGCCGCCGTGATGCTGGCGGCTTCCGGCGCCGAGGCCGCGAGTTTCCCGTGCGAGAAGGCCGAGACGCCCGACGAGAAGGCGATCTGCGCCCATCTTCCCCTCAACGATCTCGACGTGGAGATGGCGGTCCGGTTCGAGATCCTGCGCGGGCTCCTGCCCATGGGCGGCAATGCCAAGCTGCGCGACGATCAGGAAGCCTGGCTGCAGGAACGGCGGACCTGCGCCGCCGACACCGCCTGCCTGACCAAGGCCTATGAGGCCCGGCTGAAGACCCTGCGCGGGGTCTTCTCCGAATTCGCCAAACAGGGTCCGCTCTAA
- the panC gene encoding pantoate--beta-alanine ligase yields the protein MSSQASSVALVRFDAVAPLRARVSEWKAAGERVVLVPTMGALHRGHLSLVNRGRELGQRVIVSIFVNPTQFGPSEDFSRYPRDTETDLALLAGAGVDAAYLPSVETMYPKDFSTSLTVAGITDGLCGAYRPGHFAGVATVVTKLVNQVQPDIALFGEKDFQQLQVIRRAVRDLDIPVEIGGVPTLREEDGLALSSRNRYLDAEERRIAPIIHRELTRIAEGLRTGKAASPLVAASTDRLTEAGFSTIQYLSVCDADTLAPVEHATGPTRILVAAYLGSTRLIDNVAV from the coding sequence ATGAGCAGCCAAGCCTCGTCCGTCGCCCTGGTCCGGTTCGATGCGGTGGCCCCCTTGCGTGCCCGCGTGTCCGAATGGAAGGCGGCGGGGGAGCGTGTCGTCCTCGTCCCCACCATGGGCGCCCTGCATCGGGGCCACCTCTCCCTGGTGAACCGGGGGCGGGAACTGGGGCAGCGAGTTATCGTCAGTATTTTCGTCAACCCGACGCAGTTCGGGCCGAGCGAGGACTTCTCACGCTATCCGCGCGATACCGAGACCGATCTCGCCCTCCTCGCGGGAGCCGGCGTCGACGCCGCCTACCTTCCGTCGGTGGAAACGATGTACCCGAAGGACTTCTCCACCAGCCTCACGGTGGCGGGCATCACCGACGGCCTCTGCGGTGCCTATCGGCCGGGTCACTTTGCCGGCGTCGCCACCGTGGTGACGAAGCTCGTCAATCAGGTCCAGCCCGACATCGCCCTGTTCGGCGAGAAGGACTTCCAGCAGTTGCAGGTCATACGTCGTGCCGTGCGCGACCTCGACATTCCGGTCGAGATCGGCGGCGTCCCGACCTTGCGGGAAGAGGACGGGCTCGCCCTCTCCTCGCGCAACCGTTACCTCGACGCGGAGGAGCGGCGGATCGCGCCCATCATCCATCGCGAGCTGACACGGATCGCCGAGGGGCTGAGAACCGGGAAGGCCGCCTCACCTCTGGTTGCGGCTTCGACCGATCGCCTGACCGAGGCTGGGTTCAGCACCATCCAGTATCTCAGCGTGTGTGATGCCGACACACTGGCCCCGGTGGAGCACGCCACGGGCCCGACAAGGATCCTGGTGGCCGCCTATCTCGGCTCGACGCGGCTCATCGACAACGTCGCGGTGTGA
- the hemE gene encoding uroporphyrinogen decarboxylase yields the protein MNRRDTTDRALIQVLDGKPSRIPPAWMMRQAGRYLPEYREVRAKAGSFLDLCYNPDFATEVTLQPIRRFGFDAAILFSDILVVPDALGQNVRFVEGEGPRLDPVHGRDEFSALKLADDPSIFQHLEPVFETVRRLRSALPSETTLLGFCGGPWTVASYMIGGRGTPDLAPARALADTDTSLVESLIDRLVSVQIEYLSRQLEAGADAVQIFESHAGSLPQASGAATDALTQWSFSPIARIVEGVRARVPGAKIIVFARGSGLEGHARVMGETGADAVGVDWSVDLKALRDAVAPRTVTQGNVHPETLIEGGDALDAAVDGVLEATEGLPHIFNLGHGITPQTPIAHVERMLARLRR from the coding sequence ATGAATCGACGTGACACCACCGATCGTGCGCTGATCCAGGTTCTCGACGGCAAGCCCTCCAGGATTCCTCCCGCCTGGATGATGCGACAGGCCGGGCGCTACCTGCCGGAATATCGCGAGGTCAGGGCCAAGGCCGGTTCCTTCCTCGACCTCTGCTACAACCCGGACTTCGCCACCGAAGTGACCTTGCAGCCGATCAGGCGCTTCGGCTTCGATGCAGCGATCCTCTTCTCCGATATCCTCGTCGTGCCCGACGCGCTCGGGCAGAACGTCCGTTTCGTCGAGGGAGAAGGCCCGCGGCTCGATCCGGTCCATGGCCGGGACGAATTCAGCGCCCTGAAACTGGCCGACGATCCGAGTATCTTCCAGCATCTGGAGCCGGTCTTCGAGACCGTTCGCCGCCTGCGCTCCGCGCTGCCCTCCGAGACGACGCTTCTCGGATTCTGCGGCGGCCCCTGGACCGTTGCGAGCTATATGATCGGCGGGCGCGGCACGCCCGATCTGGCGCCCGCCCGCGCGCTTGCCGATACCGATACCTCCCTGGTGGAATCTCTCATCGACCGCCTGGTCTCGGTCCAGATCGAGTACCTGTCGCGCCAGTTGGAGGCCGGCGCCGATGCGGTCCAGATCTTTGAAAGCCATGCCGGTTCGCTGCCTCAGGCGTCCGGAGCGGCGACCGATGCGCTCACGCAATGGAGCTTTTCTCCCATCGCCCGCATCGTCGAAGGGGTCAGGGCGCGTGTGCCGGGAGCGAAGATCATCGTCTTCGCGCGTGGGTCCGGCCTCGAAGGCCATGCCCGCGTGATGGGGGAGACCGGCGCGGATGCCGTCGGTGTCGATTGGAGCGTCGATTTGAAGGCCCTGCGCGATGCCGTGGCGCCCCGCACCGTGACCCAGGGCAATGTCCACCCGGAAACGTTAATCGAGGGCGGCGACGCCCTCGATGCGGCCGTGGACGGGGTGCTCGAGGCAACCGAGGGGCTGCCGCACATCTTCAACCTCGGCCACGGCATCACGCCGCAGACGCCGATCGCCCATGTGGAGCGGATGCTCGCCAGATTGCGGCGCTGA
- a CDS encoding Maf family protein: MTHLWLPERPLILASGSPTRRHLLEAAGLEVEVMVPNLDERRVEAEAGPLTPVDLARRLALAKALAVAATAGDRIVLAADQVLACEGEVFHKSSSLDAARDQLSRLSNRMHSLHSAAALIVPGREPELIHDDAHLTIRDLGSVDIDTYLAIAGLHRVTGTVGGYQLEGLGIHLFSRIEGSHATILGLPLTGLLDRLRRHGCLAF, encoded by the coding sequence ATGACCCACCTCTGGCTTCCCGAACGGCCCCTTATCCTCGCATCCGGCTCGCCGACGCGGCGACATCTGCTCGAAGCCGCCGGTCTGGAGGTGGAGGTTATGGTCCCGAACCTCGACGAGCGGCGCGTCGAGGCCGAGGCCGGTCCCCTTACTCCCGTCGATCTCGCGCGCAGGCTGGCGCTGGCGAAGGCTTTGGCGGTTGCGGCGACAGCCGGGGATCGGATCGTTCTGGCGGCGGATCAGGTCCTCGCCTGCGAGGGCGAGGTGTTTCATAAATCATCCTCCCTCGACGCCGCCCGTGACCAGTTGAGCCGACTATCGAACAGGATGCATTCGCTGCATTCCGCCGCTGCTCTCATCGTGCCGGGCCGGGAACCGGAGCTCATTCACGACGACGCCCATCTCACGATACGGGATCTCGGCAGCGTCGATATCGACACTTATCTGGCCATCGCCGGTCTTCACCGCGTCACCGGCACGGTGGGGGGGTATCAACTGGAAGGTCTCGGCATCCACCTGTTCAGCAGGATCGAGGGTTCCCATGCCACGATCCTCGGCCTGCCGTTGACCGGATTGCTCGACCGCTTACGCCGCCATGGTTGCCTCGCCTTCTGA
- a CDS encoding ATP phosphoribosyltransferase regulatory subunit — protein sequence MTRPEAVDPIDTVRADEGARLLAHFSGAGYGVVTPAVLQPVEPFLELSGEEIRRRIFVTQDASGAELCLRPEFTIPVCRQHLARGVGATADYSYLGPVFRLGSGEAEEFLQAGIESIGRTDIPAADAEALGLALEGLELLGAGDVSVRLGDMGVIDALLDGLNVPPAAKRRTLRALAAGRSLDDVTNVAMVEDPHAGLLAAIQGQDPKGVRAFVEDVLSIAGISRVGGRSAGEIAERFLAKASAQANGGAGLNAENRAIVERYRAISGDPDQAARSMRDLASSAGIAYAPLEAALSLFEERTGFMAARGLDVESFRFSGSFARNLDYYTGFIFEVTRGQGSAPLVGGGRYDGLLQHLGSPTPVPAVGCAIWLSRVLTSEGSSRG from the coding sequence ATGACGAGACCGGAGGCAGTCGATCCGATCGACACCGTGCGAGCGGATGAGGGAGCGCGGTTGCTCGCGCATTTCTCGGGCGCCGGCTACGGCGTCGTGACCCCGGCGGTGCTCCAGCCGGTGGAGCCGTTCCTCGAACTCTCCGGCGAGGAGATCCGCCGGCGCATCTTCGTGACGCAGGATGCGTCCGGGGCCGAGCTCTGCCTGCGTCCGGAATTCACGATTCCGGTCTGCCGCCAGCATCTGGCGCGGGGTGTCGGGGCGACAGCCGATTACAGCTATCTCGGCCCGGTCTTCCGGCTCGGCTCCGGCGAGGCGGAAGAGTTCCTGCAGGCCGGCATCGAATCGATCGGACGCACCGACATCCCGGCGGCGGATGCGGAAGCGCTCGGCCTCGCCCTCGAAGGCCTGGAGCTTCTCGGCGCCGGCGACGTCTCGGTGAGACTCGGCGATATGGGCGTGATCGACGCGCTGCTCGACGGGCTCAACGTGCCGCCGGCCGCCAAGCGGCGGACCTTGCGGGCGCTCGCGGCGGGACGCTCCCTCGACGACGTCACCAATGTCGCGATGGTGGAAGATCCGCATGCCGGTCTCCTCGCCGCGATCCAGGGACAGGATCCGAAGGGCGTGCGCGCCTTCGTGGAGGACGTGCTGTCCATCGCCGGCATCTCGCGCGTCGGCGGACGCAGCGCCGGCGAGATCGCGGAACGCTTCCTCGCCAAGGCCTCGGCGCAGGCCAATGGCGGCGCCGGCCTCAATGCCGAGAACCGGGCCATCGTCGAACGCTACCGCGCCATCTCCGGCGATCCGGACCAAGCCGCCCGGTCCATGCGCGACCTCGCATCCTCGGCCGGCATCGCCTACGCACCACTGGAGGCCGCCCTCTCCCTGTTCGAGGAGCGGACCGGCTTCATGGCCGCACGCGGTCTCGACGTGGAAAGCTTCCGGTTCTCCGGCAGCTTCGCGCGCAACCTCGATTATTATACCGGCTTCATCTTCGAAGTGACGCGGGGACAAGGGTCGGCTCCCCTCGTCGGCGGCGGCCGCTACGACGGGCTGCTCCAGCATCTGGGCAGTCCCACGCCGGTCCCGGCGGTGGGCTGCGCCATCTGGCTGTCCCGTGTCCTCACGTCGGAAGGATCGTCCCGTGGCTGA
- a CDS encoding pyruvate, water dikinase regulatory protein encodes MSRSYFHLHLVSDSTGETLINVGRAAAAQYEGVSAIEHVYPLVRSAAQLERVISEIEAAPGLVLYTLVGHDLTERLEAACRETGSPCLSVLQPVHALLQSYLGAETTARPGAQHMLNAEYFKRIDAMNFTLAHDDGNLPFDIDESDVILVGVSRTSKTPTAIYLANRGLKTANFPLVPGMPVPPSLENARKPLVVGLLASPERIVQIRQNRLLSLKADDTSLYVDRDAVADEIAACRKLCNRHRWPTIDVTRRSIEETAAAILDLHREHRLKFIVA; translated from the coding sequence ATGAGTCGCAGCTACTTCCATCTCCATCTCGTCTCGGATTCCACCGGTGAGACCCTCATCAACGTGGGTCGTGCCGCCGCGGCCCAGTATGAGGGCGTCTCGGCCATCGAGCATGTCTATCCGCTGGTGCGATCGGCGGCCCAGCTCGAACGCGTGATCTCCGAGATCGAGGCGGCACCCGGCCTGGTCCTCTATACCCTGGTGGGGCACGATCTGACCGAGCGGCTGGAAGCGGCCTGTCGCGAGACCGGCTCGCCCTGTCTCTCGGTGCTGCAGCCGGTCCACGCGCTGCTTCAATCCTATCTCGGTGCGGAGACGACGGCCCGGCCGGGGGCTCAGCACATGCTGAACGCCGAATATTTCAAGCGCATCGACGCGATGAATTTCACTCTCGCTCATGACGACGGCAACCTGCCCTTCGACATCGACGAATCCGACGTGATCCTCGTCGGCGTCAGCCGCACGTCGAAGACGCCGACGGCGATCTATCTGGCCAATCGCGGATTGAAGACCGCGAATTTTCCTCTCGTTCCGGGAATGCCGGTTCCGCCTTCATTGGAGAATGCACGCAAGCCCCTCGTCGTCGGATTGCTGGCGAGCCCGGAGCGGATCGTGCAGATCCGGCAGAACCGGCTCTTGAGCCTGAAGGCCGACGACACCTCGCTCTACGTCGATCGCGATGCCGTCGCCGACGAGATCGCCGCCTGCCGGAAGCTCTGCAATCGTCATCGCTGGCCGACCATCGACGTCACCCGACGGTCCATCGAGGAGACCGCCGCCGCGATCCTCGACCTGCACCGCGAACACAGGCTCAAATTCATCGTGGCGTAA
- the dnaQ gene encoding DNA polymerase III subunit epsilon, with amino-acid sequence MLREIVLDTETTGTDAKNGDRLIEIGCVELINHVQTGVTFHRYVNPTRPVSQGAFGVHGLSDAFLADKPLFSAIVADFVAFCGDSPLVIHNAPFDVGFLNMEFARLGENGPPQIALDAVVDTLQMARRKHTGASNSLDALCVRYGIDTTRRTKHGALLDAQILAEVYIELLGGKQTSLGLASAEPTDPARRVTSSDGPIATGPRQLRNRLKPLEVSQHAAFVAGLGASPIWRDYVNENDSD; translated from the coding sequence ATGCTCCGTGAGATCGTCCTCGACACCGAGACCACCGGTACGGATGCCAAGAACGGTGACCGGTTGATCGAGATCGGCTGCGTCGAACTGATCAACCACGTCCAGACCGGGGTGACCTTCCACCGATACGTCAATCCGACACGGCCGGTGTCGCAGGGCGCTTTCGGTGTCCATGGCCTGTCCGACGCTTTCCTCGCCGATAAACCGTTATTCTCGGCGATCGTGGCGGACTTCGTCGCCTTCTGCGGCGATTCTCCCCTCGTGATCCATAACGCGCCCTTCGATGTCGGCTTCCTCAACATGGAATTCGCCCGTCTCGGTGAGAACGGACCGCCGCAGATCGCGCTGGACGCCGTTGTCGACACGTTGCAGATGGCGCGGCGCAAACATACCGGCGCCTCCAACAGCCTCGATGCCCTGTGTGTCCGTTACGGGATCGACACGACGCGGCGGACCAAGCACGGCGCGCTCCTCGACGCCCAGATCCTGGCCGAGGTCTATATCGAGCTTCTCGGTGGCAAACAGACCAGCCTCGGTCTCGCCAGCGCGGAACCGACCGATCCGGCGCGACGCGTCACGTCGAGCGACGGGCCGATCGCCACAGGGCCACGCCAATTACGCAACCGTTTGAAGCCTTTGGAAGTTAGCCAGCACGCTGCGTTCGTCGCGGGCCTTGGCGCCAGTCCAATCTGGCGCGACTATGTCAACGAGAATGACAGCGACTGA
- the hemJ gene encoding protoporphyrinogen oxidase HemJ translates to MADTLYPWIKAIHVIAVISWMAGLLYLPRLFVYHASLPEGADSSAQSETFKVMERRLMKAIMNPAMVVTWVLGLFLVWQSAFYASGWMQAKFALVLAMSGCHGWFSRMVKDFAADRNARNHRFYRMVNEVPTLLMVAIVILVIVKPGFGS, encoded by the coding sequence ATGGCCGACACGCTCTATCCCTGGATCAAGGCGATCCACGTCATCGCGGTGATCTCGTGGATGGCGGGGCTGCTCTACCTGCCGCGCCTCTTCGTCTACCACGCCTCCCTGCCCGAGGGCGCGGATTCCTCCGCCCAGTCCGAGACGTTCAAGGTCATGGAACGGCGCCTGATGAAGGCGATCATGAACCCGGCCATGGTCGTCACCTGGGTGCTCGGCCTCTTCCTCGTCTGGCAGAGCGCGTTCTACGCGTCGGGCTGGATGCAGGCGAAGTTCGCCCTGGTTCTGGCGATGAGCGGCTGCCACGGCTGGTTCTCGCGGATGGTCAAGGACTTCGCCGCCGACCGGAACGCGCGGAACCACCGCTTCTACCGGATGGTCAACGAGGTGCCGACGCTCCTCATGGTCGCCATCGTCATCCTCGTCATCGTCAAGCCGGGATTCGGGTCATGA
- a CDS encoding PHB depolymerase family esterase, protein MADHTNRTQTRLADLVEATKLTGTGRLQEATDLIQRSLFGQQNTTTSPQTMDGAYRLDDGNEAATPHHPKSGFIPEGLQEQLRDALGQVARKFGLSSPSGSVTSGLEAFDPTALFRDGAGTVPPVSPIPPAPSEPWSAPDAPVREGAFTERSFSNAAGARDYKLYIPSRTVAQPPLVVMLHGCTQSPDDFAAGTAMNHLAEVEGFLVAYPAQSSKDHGQRCWNWYQPGDQGRGSGEAEIIAGLTRAVMSEYDVDPRRVYIAGLSAGGAAAANIALAYPDLYAAVGVHSGLAAGCAGDISSALTTMRLGPSGVLQGETARVPTIMVHGESDSTVHPRNGEQVLVQAGVDMLTPSVSDGVSPGGLAYIRTRYADESDRVVVESWVVRGLNHAWSGGDPSGSYTDRRGPDASRAMVDFFMAHRLDRPRH, encoded by the coding sequence ATGGCTGATCATACGAACCGGACGCAAACACGTCTGGCCGACCTCGTCGAAGCGACCAAACTGACAGGGACGGGCCGTCTGCAGGAAGCCACCGATCTGATCCAGCGAAGCCTCTTCGGGCAGCAGAACACCACCACATCGCCTCAGACAATGGACGGCGCCTATCGTCTCGATGACGGTAACGAGGCCGCCACGCCCCACCATCCCAAGTCCGGGTTCATCCCCGAAGGCCTGCAGGAACAGTTGCGGGATGCCCTGGGCCAGGTCGCGCGGAAATTCGGTCTGTCGTCCCCCTCCGGTTCGGTCACTTCGGGGCTCGAAGCGTTCGACCCGACGGCGTTGTTCCGGGATGGCGCCGGGACGGTGCCGCCGGTTTCCCCGATTCCTCCGGCACCCTCGGAGCCCTGGTCTGCCCCGGATGCTCCCGTGCGAGAGGGGGCGTTCACCGAACGATCCTTCTCCAACGCCGCAGGTGCGCGCGACTACAAGCTCTACATCCCGAGCCGCACCGTCGCCCAGCCTCCCCTCGTCGTGATGCTGCATGGCTGCACCCAGTCACCCGACGATTTCGCGGCCGGGACCGCCATGAACCACCTCGCCGAGGTGGAAGGGTTCCTCGTGGCCTATCCCGCCCAGAGCTCGAAGGACCATGGCCAGCGCTGCTGGAACTGGTACCAGCCGGGCGACCAAGGACGTGGCTCCGGCGAGGCCGAGATCATCGCCGGTCTCACCCGTGCGGTGATGAGCGAGTACGATGTCGATCCGCGCAGGGTCTATATTGCCGGTCTCTCCGCCGGTGGTGCTGCCGCGGCCAACATCGCCCTAGCCTATCCCGACCTCTATGCCGCCGTCGGCGTGCATTCGGGACTCGCCGCTGGCTGCGCCGGCGACATCTCCTCGGCGCTGACCACGATGCGTCTCGGACCCTCCGGTGTCCTGCAGGGGGAGACCGCACGGGTGCCGACCATCATGGTCCATGGTGAGAGCGACAGCACCGTCCATCCGCGCAATGGCGAGCAGGTGCTCGTCCAGGCGGGCGTCGACATGCTGACCCCGTCCGTCTCGGATGGCGTGAGTCCCGGCGGACTTGCCTACATCCGGACTCGCTACGCCGATGAGAGCGATCGTGTCGTGGTGGAAAGCTGGGTCGTGCGCGGCCTGAACCATGCCTGGTCGGGGGGCGACCCCTCGGGTAGCTACACTGACCGGCGGGGACCGGATGCATCGCGGGCGATGGTCGACTTCTTCATGGCACACCGCCTGGACCGGCCGCGTCACTGA